GTAGTGGCACTGCTTGCGCACGGTGGGGAGATCGAGGAACAAGGTGCGCGGTGCGACGTTGTTCTCGCCCACTTGCCGGCCGTCACCGTCGAGCGCCGGATGCGCCACGCGGTAGACCGGCACGACCACCTCGAGGTTCGAGAGCTCGAACGCCCGTCCGAACGCCTGTTCGGTCAGCACGGGGCAACGATTGTCGCGGGCGCTGAACGTGAGCGGCTCACGCCCGGCTGGCACCTCCCCCAACCGCTCAGGGAAGGACACCGCGGTGCGGCCCGTGGGCGCATCCGAGACCCGCCTCAACACCCGCTGTTCGATCAATGTTTCGAGCAGGTCCCGGATCTTGTCCCAGGAATGGGGCGCGCCGTCCGACCACGCCATGGCATCGGAGGCTTGAAATTGCTCGACCTGGAGCAGCTTCTCGCCCAGGGGCGCGATGTCCGGCTCGTCGAAGATGAGCTCCACCTCGCCATAGAAGAGGTGCAGGACCTGCTGGCCATTTCCCGCGTCGAGCCGGTCGTGCGTGAGCCGCCTTCGATTGGGAATGTAGAGCATCTCATCCGCTTGCAGCTGTGCCATGGCTTCTCACTCCCGCTTCAGTGTGACGTCGCGCGACCAGGTGCCGCCGAGCGAGCGATAGACCTCGACGCGATGGTTGAGCAGCAGCCGTTGCGCTTGCAGACTTGCGCGCTCAAGCCCGACCAGATTCGTCAGGGCGGTGAGCACCGTCAGATAGTCCGAATGCCCCTGCTCGAAGAGCCGCCTCGCCTCGTCCAGGAGCTGCTGCCCGAGCTGGACCTGCGCACGCAGGCTGCGCAGGCTCGTCGCCTCGTTCTCCTCCCGAACCACGGCATCCTGCACCCGTCCGATCGCGGTGTGCAGCGCGAGCTGGTATTGGATTTCGCGACGCTGGAGCTGGATCGGCAGTCGCATGTACTCGGTGACGCGCCTTCCATCGAACAGGGCCCAGGTCAGGTTCACCCCGACGACGGACTCGGCCAGGGCCGGCTCCGAGAGGCCGACCTTCAAAGCGCCCACGTTGCCCACCAGTTGGATCGTCGGAAGCCAGCTCGCCAGGTTCGCGTTGATGCGGTGCTCGACCTCGGCGACGCGAAGCTCCGCGAGCCGCATCTCGGGCGTGTTCACGTTCAGGTCGCCCGGCGTTCCGAGTTTCGGTGGGGGCGGGAGATCGGGAAGCTGTCGATCGAGTGGAATGACGTCGTCGGCGGGGGTTGGTACCCGGCCCAGCAGCGCCTTCAGCTCCGAATTCAAGAGCGCGTTCCGGGTGGCGATCAGCGGCACCTGCGATTCGAGGTTCACCAGCAACTGCTCCTGCTGCAGCACCACGAGCCGGGGCGTGAGGTGCTGCTCGAACCGCGCTCGAATCAGCCGGAGCAGTTTCTTGTTGTAGTCGATCTGCCGCAGCGTGAGGTCCCGGAGCGCGCGGGCCTCGAGGATGTCGAACCAGACCTGGGTGATCCGCACCGCGAGGTCCTGGACGCGGCCCTCGGTGAGCTGCCGCTGCTGCTCGGCGAAGTTCAATCCCGCGCGCCGCTGCGCACCGAGGGCTCCAAACAGGTCGACCTGGTAGGTCACGCCGAAACCGACGGTGGCGACGTTGTACTCGGCCCGGGTTGGCGGCGCGGGCGGAAGGTTGGCGTTGGCAACGACATGACTCAGCCCCGCAGGGTTCAGGATGCCGACCTGGAGCGGGTACCACCAACCTTGCGGCACGTTGGGGTCGAGCTGGTTCTCGTAGATCAGCTCCCGCACCTCGCGCAGGACCAGGTTGTCGCCGAAGCACTCTTGGATGGCCGTGTCGAGAGCCGGATCGGCGAACGCCGTCCACCAGACCGCGTCCTGGGTGACGCGCTCGGCTGGCTGCGCGGGCACGCCCTCCTTCGACGGCCGAGGGCTTGGAACCCCGCCCTCGGGTGCGCTGGATGGTTGGGCCGGCTCGGTGCGCAGTTCGCTGGCGGTCGAGTAGCTGCTCGGCGTCGGAGGCGGTTTGACGACGACGGGACGGATCAGCTCGCAACCGGAGCAGGTCATCGCGAGGAGGGCGAGCGTCAATCGAAGTCTCATGGGTGGCTGACGACCACGAGGGCTTTCGCGTGGTTGAGGACGCAGCGCTGCGCGACCCGCATGGTCTCGGGATCGAGGGAGGCGAAGCTCTCGTCGAGGATGACCAGCTCGACCCCCTGCAGCAGCGTGCGCGCGATGTAGAGCCGGCTCTTCTCGCCGTGCGAGAGTTGCCAGCCGGTCTCGCCGATCATCTCCTCGAGGCCGGCGGGCATCTTGGCGATCAGCTCGTCCAGCCCGAGCTCCTTGCACAGCGCGGCGGCCTTGGTCCGCAGCTCGGGCGAGGTCGGCCACTCGCGCCCGAGCAGGAGATTGTACGCGAAGCTGCCGGACAGGACGTGGTTCTCGTGGAACTGCGGCGCGGCGGTGATGCGCTTGCGCCAGCCCGAGGAGCCGAACGTCGCGCGGTCCAACGCGTGCAGCAGCATCACACCGCCCTGCGGCGTCCTCAGGCCCGTCAACAGCGACACCAGCGTCGACTTGCCACCGCCCGATGGGCCCTCCAGCAAGATGCGGTCGCCCTGCGCGATCTGGAACGAGCAGTTCTCGAGCACCGGCCGGGTGCGCGCGTCGTGCCGGAAGGTCACGCCCCGCGCCTCGATGAGGGTTCCGCCGGCGGCGTCGGTGGGCTTGCCTCCCTCCATTTCGAGAGGGACTTTCGATTCGAGCTCGGGGCGGCCCACCGCGAGCAACAAGTCGCGGATCTGCTCGAACGACACCGCCGCCTGGGAGACCTGCTGGAAGTAGACGGC
The DNA window shown above is from Myxococcus xanthus and carries:
- a CDS encoding TolC family protein, with protein sequence MRLRLTLALLAMTCSGCELIRPVVVKPPPTPSSYSTASELRTEPAQPSSAPEGGVPSPRPSKEGVPAQPAERVTQDAVWWTAFADPALDTAIQECFGDNLVLREVRELIYENQLDPNVPQGWWYPLQVGILNPAGLSHVVANANLPPAPPTRAEYNVATVGFGVTYQVDLFGALGAQRRAGLNFAEQQRQLTEGRVQDLAVRITQVWFDILEARALRDLTLRQIDYNKKLLRLIRARFEQHLTPRLVVLQQEQLLVNLESQVPLIATRNALLNSELKALLGRVPTPADDVIPLDRQLPDLPPPPKLGTPGDLNVNTPEMRLAELRVAEVEHRINANLASWLPTIQLVGNVGALKVGLSEPALAESVVGVNLTWALFDGRRVTEYMRLPIQLQRREIQYQLALHTAIGRVQDAVVREENEATSLRSLRAQVQLGQQLLDEARRLFEQGHSDYLTVLTALTNLVGLERASLQAQRLLLNHRVEVYRSLGGTWSRDVTLKRE